The genomic window TGATGCGATATTTATCAGAGCTGCAAATAATATGTCAGCCCGCTGGTTAATGCAGGAATTAATAGAAGAACTTGGCGAAGTTCCGTATCATTTTTCCTCTGATTTGTTCAAACAATGTGTGCGTCGATTAAATAATGAGCCAAAAGTAATCATTGTCGATGAAATAGATTATTTAACAGGAAATGAATCCGCAATAGAAACACTGCGAGATATTTATGATAAAACGAATGTTTCTATTGTTATGGCAGGAATGGGGATGGCAGATAAGAAACTTCTGAGATATCGCCATTTATATGACAGGATTTCTGAAAAGTTAAAATTTGAACCGTTTTCT from bacterium includes these protein-coding regions:
- a CDS encoding ATP-binding protein, with protein sequence MSLVYGEPGLGKTQALLWWATQNDAIFIRAANNMSARWLMQELIEELGEVPYHFSSDLFKQCVRRLNNEPKVIIVDEIDYLTGNESAIETLRDIYDKTNVSIVMAGMGMADKKLLRYRHLYDRISEKLKFEPFSKKDIKTIIEQLSEIEMTECAVKYIFNKTNRFRQIVKLINKAETIAHANGLSTIDEITIKEFVHNDGEETDKAG